In Chryseobacterium camelliae, one DNA window encodes the following:
- a CDS encoding DUF2975 domain-containing protein: MKITGKKSLLWWLRYPFGVYIVIFAIASLWILSLIILYFFTEETNRFISLESLKNPGSSIAVQFHYPFTSMALTTKNTYQSLLLAFLGLISINFILLTTFRIILELSQDNFFTDKAIKNFKILGFGLLAFGVIQGFINILISPQQPDLIQPFVFLITGFSLILMKEVFLKGKKMQDESDLVI, encoded by the coding sequence ATGAAAATTACAGGAAAAAAATCTTTACTTTGGTGGTTAAGATATCCTTTTGGAGTCTACATCGTCATATTTGCTATTGCTTCGCTTTGGATACTGAGTTTAATCATTCTTTATTTTTTTACAGAAGAAACCAACCGTTTTATTTCGCTGGAAAGCCTGAAAAATCCCGGCAGCAGTATTGCTGTTCAGTTTCACTATCCTTTTACCAGCATGGCCCTCACGACTAAAAACACCTATCAAAGCTTACTTCTCGCTTTTCTGGGGCTTATTTCCATTAATTTTATTCTACTTACAACATTCAGAATTATCCTTGAACTTTCTCAGGACAATTTCTTTACCGATAAAGCTATTAAGAATTTTAAAATCTTGGGGTTTGGACTGCTGGCTTTTGGTGTGATACAAGGCTTTATTAATATTCTGATTTCCCCACAACAGCCTGATCTTATTCAGCCTTTCGTTTTTTTGATAACCGGATTCAGTCTCATCCTGATGAAAGAAGTTTTTCTGAAAGGAAAAAAGATGCAAGATGAAAGTGATCTTGTTATTTAA
- a CDS encoding ComEC/Rec2 family competence protein encodes MNRQPFLILVTCFILGILFQDRLTLSGIGVYSITGICILVFSALFLTSYFSYKARPYLLGVLFFGAGITAHFIHTFSGTGFQQASHSNVVFRITKKLNSTEKNKKYEIEAQSGAEVFHAVLYIPKDHEELDFNHYYQALGYISRPESPKSDFQFDYARYLNRKNISYQCYIRNHISSSVRKDISLTESIQQKRLEVLQKIDHTGLSKTTREFLKGIILADRTETDAVTAQDFNRSGLMHFLAISGTHIVVIFGVVYIILTRYVPVYFRKYAIVLSLVFIWMFAAFIGFGNSVVRSCIMLSVYYIYVLLQRKPDLLHSLALSAFVILVADTQQLFDVGFQLTFAAVLGIFWLNRPILRHFPKQDHFIKKIIFNTVSISIAAQLATLPLVLYYFHQFSLISVIANFAIVPFSEVIIIFSFVMTGIIALGFDFTLLNSIYDTVIRWLLQAIHWFAGFDEVFLESIPLNLVEVLLLSALVYQMRFAILKPDYRNAVRMVSVILVFLMTRTIFNIIAHQRDEVMVHRLYKNTVFSVKTGGKACFWIKGGCDKERIMKNIIHPYKASRRLNEVVVKTFPSHAYQVAYEGKIYPLN; translated from the coding sequence TTGAACAGGCAACCATTCCTTATTCTCGTCACCTGCTTCATCCTGGGCATCCTGTTCCAGGACAGATTAACCTTGTCAGGCATTGGGGTCTATAGTATTACCGGGATATGTATTCTTGTATTTTCGGCGCTTTTTCTTACATCCTATTTCTCGTATAAGGCAAGACCATATCTTTTAGGCGTATTATTCTTCGGAGCGGGTATCACGGCACACTTTATCCATACTTTTTCCGGAACCGGTTTTCAGCAGGCCTCCCATTCCAATGTGGTTTTCAGGATCACAAAAAAGCTTAATTCAACTGAGAAAAATAAAAAATATGAGATTGAGGCGCAATCCGGGGCAGAAGTTTTCCATGCAGTGCTTTATATCCCTAAAGATCATGAAGAGCTCGACTTTAATCATTATTACCAGGCTTTGGGGTATATCAGCAGACCTGAATCCCCTAAATCAGATTTCCAGTTTGATTATGCCCGCTACCTGAACCGGAAAAATATCAGTTACCAGTGCTACATCCGCAATCACATATCTTCTTCGGTGCGTAAAGATATAAGCCTGACGGAATCCATCCAGCAGAAAAGGCTCGAAGTCTTGCAAAAGATTGACCATACAGGATTGTCAAAGACAACCCGTGAGTTTTTAAAAGGGATTATCCTGGCGGACCGTACGGAAACGGATGCCGTGACAGCTCAGGATTTCAACCGGTCCGGCCTGATGCACTTCCTTGCTATTTCAGGGACGCATATAGTGGTCATTTTCGGTGTGGTATATATTATTCTGACACGTTATGTGCCGGTTTATTTCAGGAAATACGCAATTGTGCTGAGCCTGGTGTTCATCTGGATGTTCGCTGCATTTATCGGGTTCGGGAATTCCGTGGTACGTTCCTGTATTATGCTGAGTGTCTATTATATTTATGTGCTTTTGCAGAGAAAGCCGGATCTGCTGCATTCATTGGCCTTATCTGCATTTGTCATCCTGGTTGCAGATACGCAGCAGCTTTTTGATGTAGGGTTCCAGCTTACCTTTGCCGCTGTCCTTGGAATTTTCTGGCTGAACAGGCCTATTCTGAGACATTTCCCAAAGCAGGATCACTTCATCAAGAAAATTATATTCAATACGGTCTCTATTTCCATTGCTGCCCAGCTGGCCACCTTACCGCTGGTGCTGTATTATTTTCACCAGTTTTCTCTCATCTCCGTTATTGCTAATTTTGCCATCGTTCCGTTTTCAGAAGTGATTATCATTTTCTCATTTGTCATGACTGGAATTATCGCATTGGGTTTTGATTTCACTTTGCTGAATAGTATATATGATACGGTGATCCGTTGGCTGCTCCAGGCGATCCACTGGTTTGCGGGTTTTGACGAGGTTTTTCTGGAAAGTATTCCGCTTAATCTTGTAGAAGTGCTGCTTCTTTCTGCCTTAGTCTATCAAATGAGATTTGCAATACTTAAACCTGATTACAGAAATGCTGTCAGGATGGTTAGTGTGATCCTTGTATTTTTAATGACCAGAACAATTTTTAATATCATTGCCCATCAGCGGGATGAGGTTATGGTCCATCGGCTGTATAAGAATACTGTGTTTTCTGTAAAGACTGGCGGCAAAGCCTGCTTCTGGATTAAAGGTGGTTGCGATAAAGAGCGTATCATGAAAAATATTATCCATCCCTATAAAGCTTCCAGAAGACTGAATGAGGTAGTGGTGAAAACATTCCCTTCCCATGCCTACCAGGTCGCTTATGAAGGTAAAATCTACCCTTTAAATTAG
- a CDS encoding helix-turn-helix domain-containing protein produces the protein MSLGTKVRKYREAKHWSQDDLALRLDVTQGTISNIESDRTIPNSMLLNKMAKELEVDINDLLNDASNNIMTNNEFSDHAVAAVNQYNPVFNIQSKEITESILKNQEQLTKLMEAQTKLIENLLKK, from the coding sequence ATGAGTTTAGGGACGAAAGTGAGGAAATACAGGGAAGCAAAACACTGGTCGCAGGATGACCTCGCGCTGCGCCTGGACGTGACCCAGGGGACGATCTCAAATATCGAATCGGACAGGACCATTCCAAATTCCATGCTTTTAAATAAGATGGCCAAGGAGCTTGAAGTGGATATCAATGATTTGTTGAATGATGCTTCAAATAACATCATGACTAATAATGAATTTAGCGATCATGCCGTTGCTGCCGTAAATCAGTATAATCCTGTCTTTAATATTCAATCAAAAGAAATCACAGAGAGTATTTTGAAAAACCAGGAGCAGCTAACAAAATTGATGGAAGCCCAGACGAAGCTTATTGAGAACCTGCTTAAAAAATAA
- the lpxB gene encoding lipid-A-disaccharide synthase — protein sequence MKYYIIAGEASGDLHGSNLMKALRKKDQHAEFRFWGGDLMSAAGGTPVKHYRDLAFMGFLEVAKNIRTILNNIRFCKHDIRSYKPDVLILVDYPGFNLRIAKFAKTLGIKVVYYISPQLWAWKESRVEIIKKYVDEMLVILPFEEDFYKKHGVHSHFVGHPLLDAISNLENIDPKTFKKDNGLTDREIIALLPGSRKQEVEKMLELMLSVRPHFKDYQFVIAGAPSLPKEFYQKYVDDHVHFVSNKTYDLLRCSKAALVTSGTATLETALLNVPEVVCYRGSKISYAIAKRLVKNIKYISLVNLIMDREVVKELIQDDLNTPNLINELNQIISGEKRSVMLKDYELLREKLGGKGASDKAAEVIVNVIK from the coding sequence ATGAAGTATTATATCATAGCAGGAGAAGCCTCAGGAGATCTTCACGGCAGCAATCTCATGAAAGCCTTACGGAAAAAGGACCAGCATGCGGAGTTCAGATTCTGGGGCGGTGACCTGATGAGCGCTGCGGGAGGCACGCCGGTGAAACATTACCGGGACCTTGCCTTTATGGGCTTTCTGGAAGTTGCTAAAAATATCAGGACAATTCTGAACAATATCAGGTTCTGCAAACATGATATCCGGAGTTACAAGCCTGACGTGCTGATCCTGGTCGATTACCCGGGATTCAACCTGCGGATTGCTAAATTCGCCAAAACACTCGGCATTAAAGTCGTGTACTATATTTCGCCCCAACTCTGGGCATGGAAGGAAAGCAGGGTAGAGATCATTAAAAAGTATGTGGATGAGATGCTGGTCATTCTGCCGTTTGAAGAAGATTTTTATAAAAAACATGGGGTTCATTCCCATTTTGTGGGGCACCCGTTGCTGGATGCTATTTCCAATCTGGAAAATATAGATCCGAAAACATTTAAAAAAGATAACGGACTGACTGATCGGGAAATCATTGCGCTTTTGCCTGGTTCCAGGAAGCAGGAAGTGGAAAAGATGCTCGAGCTGATGCTTTCCGTACGCCCGCATTTTAAGGACTATCAGTTTGTCATTGCCGGCGCACCAAGCCTTCCCAAAGAATTTTATCAGAAGTATGTGGATGATCATGTACATTTCGTTTCCAATAAAACCTATGACCTCCTGAGGTGCTCCAAAGCAGCTTTGGTAACCTCCGGAACGGCTACTTTGGAAACAGCACTCTTAAATGTTCCTGAAGTAGTCTGTTACCGCGGAAGCAAAATTTCCTATGCCATTGCCAAGCGGCTGGTGAAAAATATCAAATACATTTCCCTGGTCAATCTGATTATGGACCGGGAAGTTGTTAAGGAATTAATCCAGGATGACCTGAATACCCCAAATCTAATTAATGAGCTGAACCAGATCATTTCCGGAGAAAAAAGATCTGTTATGCTGAAGGATTATGAGCTGCTGAGGGAAAAGCTTGGCGGAAAAGGGGCGAGTGATAAAGCAGCGGAAGTGATTGTGAATGTCATAAAATAG
- a CDS encoding succinate dehydrogenase cytochrome b subunit yields the protein MAGLTSSTIGRKYAMALSAIFLLIFLVMHLAVNLLSVFGETAYNNASQFMGYNPLIQFIMQPVLIFAVIFHFVMGFVLEIKNKKARPINYAMNRGSDNSSWSSRNMIISGAVILAFLVLHMYDFWFHEMNYKYINGLPVEESRFWGDLHAKFADVWRVVLYVISFVLLGLHLSHGFQSSFQSIGARHPKYMPMLRKVSIWYSILIPLGFIFIAIYHYITQ from the coding sequence ATGGCAGGTTTAACGAGTTCTACAATAGGTAGAAAGTATGCTATGGCATTGTCGGCTATTTTTTTGCTGATCTTTTTGGTAATGCACCTTGCAGTCAACCTTTTATCGGTTTTCGGTGAAACGGCTTACAACAATGCTTCGCAGTTTATGGGATATAATCCTCTTATCCAGTTTATTATGCAGCCGGTACTGATCTTTGCCGTGATTTTCCATTTTGTAATGGGGTTTGTTCTGGAAATCAAAAATAAAAAAGCACGTCCTATCAATTACGCAATGAACAGGGGATCTGACAATTCATCATGGTCTTCCCGTAACATGATCATTTCCGGAGCGGTGATCCTTGCTTTCCTGGTACTGCATATGTATGATTTCTGGTTTCATGAAATGAATTACAAGTATATCAACGGTCTTCCGGTTGAGGAATCCAGATTCTGGGGAGATCTTCATGCAAAATTTGCAGATGTTTGGAGAGTGGTTTTATATGTGATCTCATTTGTGCTGTTAGGGCTTCACTTGTCTCACGGATTCCAGTCTTCTTTCCAGTCTATCGGGGCAAGACATCCGAAGTACATGCCGATGCTGAGAAAAGTAAGCATCTGGTATTCTATCCTTATTCCGTTAGGATTTATCTTTATCGCAATTTATCATTATATAACTCAATAA
- a CDS encoding DUF2480 family protein: MAEEFEIRNKVAESGLINFDLTDLVPRGARKGIDLKDFLFMEMILKEKDFREKVAAMDAEEYRDTYVYIYNSADAIVPLWAYFLITAKLSPVTRKIVFGNREDLEVILMHNAIQKYDFSEMRGKRVLVKGCSDKEIPENAYIELVEQLQPVVKSLMFGEACSNVPILKN; this comes from the coding sequence ATGGCAGAAGAATTTGAAATCCGGAATAAGGTTGCAGAAAGCGGCCTGATCAACTTTGATCTTACGGATCTGGTTCCCAGAGGTGCCCGCAAAGGCATAGACCTTAAAGATTTTCTCTTTATGGAGATGATCCTCAAAGAAAAAGATTTCCGCGAAAAAGTAGCGGCCATGGATGCGGAAGAATACCGTGACACCTATGTTTACATATACAATTCAGCGGATGCCATTGTTCCGCTCTGGGCATATTTCCTGATTACGGCAAAACTGTCGCCGGTTACCAGAAAAATAGTCTTCGGAAACCGTGAAGACCTTGAAGTGATCCTCATGCATAATGCCATCCAGAAGTATGACTTTAGTGAAATGAGGGGAAAACGGGTATTGGTAAAAGGATGTTCCGACAAAGAAATCCCTGAAAATGCCTATATTGAGCTTGTGGAACAGCTGCAGCCGGTCGTTAAATCATTGATGTTCGGGGAAGCATGTTCCAATGTTCCCATTCTTAAGAATTAA
- a CDS encoding helix-turn-helix domain-containing protein: MPIIINVDVMLAKRKMQSQELAEKIGITQANLSILKNGKAKAIKISTLEAICKALECQPGDILEYAADRWS; the protein is encoded by the coding sequence ATGCCTATTATCATTAATGTAGATGTGATGCTTGCGAAACGCAAGATGCAATCGCAGGAACTGGCCGAGAAAATCGGAATTACCCAGGCAAACCTTTCTATTTTAAAAAACGGAAAAGCTAAAGCTATAAAAATTTCTACCCTAGAAGCCATTTGCAAAGCACTAGAATGCCAGCCGGGAGACATTCTTGAATATGCAGCAGACCGCTGGAGCTGA
- a CDS encoding DUF937 domain-containing protein has protein sequence MGLIDLLTGNTGSQVADQAENKFGINRNQVLALLAVAAPLIISYLRKKSEDNKEAEALNNALDKDHDGSILDDPSQLETRQAEGGSILNHIFGNDKQNVENQLSQNTGISIDKIGPVLAMLAPVIMGYIGKEKQQNNVGSGGLGDLLGGILGNASSQAQSQQSSPLNDILGSVLGGGNNSSSGNPLHDILGNILGNGDPKKQQGGGGLGDILGSFLGGK, from the coding sequence ATGGGCCTAATCGATTTACTGACAGGAAATACGGGCAGCCAGGTCGCTGACCAGGCAGAAAACAAATTTGGTATCAACAGAAATCAGGTGCTTGCCCTGCTCGCTGTGGCAGCTCCTTTAATTATTTCTTACCTCAGAAAGAAATCTGAGGACAATAAAGAAGCGGAAGCACTTAATAATGCTCTTGATAAAGACCATGACGGCAGTATTCTGGATGATCCTTCCCAACTGGAAACGCGACAGGCAGAAGGCGGTTCTATCCTGAACCATATATTCGGAAACGATAAGCAGAATGTAGAAAATCAGCTTTCACAGAATACGGGAATCTCCATCGATAAAATCGGACCTGTGCTTGCTATGCTGGCTCCTGTAATTATGGGGTATATCGGAAAAGAAAAACAGCAGAACAATGTAGGATCCGGAGGATTGGGAGACCTTTTGGGCGGCATCTTAGGAAACGCATCGAGCCAGGCTCAGTCTCAGCAGTCAAGTCCTTTGAATGACATTCTCGGAAGTGTGCTGGGCGGAGGTAACAATTCCTCTTCAGGAAATCCTTTACATGATATTCTGGGGAACATCCTCGGTAATGGAGACCCGAAGAAACAGCAAGGAGGAGGAGGCCTGGGTGATATCCTGGGAAGCTTTTTAGGCGGAAAATAA
- a CDS encoding 30S ribosomal protein THX produces MGKGDKKSRRGKITNGSYGKRRPRKASKSVVATEEKAKN; encoded by the coding sequence ATGGGAAAAGGAGATAAAAAATCCAGAAGAGGAAAAATCACCAATGGAAGCTACGGAAAAAGAAGGCCCAGAAAAGCTTCGAAATCAGTTGTCGCCACAGAAGAAAAAGCGAAAAACTAA
- the aspS gene encoding aspartate--tRNA ligase → MFRSHTNGELSLKNLNETVTLSGWVQTIRDKGFMIWIDLRDRYGITQLVFDQERSSAQLMEEAKKLGREFVIQVKGKTIERVSKNPNIPTGEIEILVEELTILNESQLPPFTIEDETDGGEELRMKYRYLDIRRNPVKDKLIFRHKMAQKVRNYLSDNGFIEVETPVLIKSTPEGARDFVVPSRMNPGQFYALPQSPQTFKQLLMVGGMDKYFQIVKCFRDEDLRADRQPEFTQIDCEMAFVEQEDVMNVFEGMTKNLLKDITGQEFGDFPRMTFADAMQTYGNDKPDIRFGMKFVELNDLVKGKDFKIFDDAELVVGINVEGCADYTRKQIDELVDWVKRPQIGASGMVWVKFQNDGVKTSSVNKFYNEDDLTAIIEKFGAKEGDLMLILSGNENKARTQLSALRMELGNRLGLRKGNEFAPLWVVDFPLLEFDEESGRYHAMHHPFTSPKPEDIHLLETDPGKARANAYDMVLNGNEIGGGSIRIFDKDLQSRMFDLLGFSKEEAEAQFGFLMNAFKYGAPPHGGLAFGFDRLVAILDGNEVIRDYIAFPKNNSGRDVMIDAPAAIAEAQLDELELKLDLKA, encoded by the coding sequence ATGTTTCGATCGCACACCAATGGAGAACTGTCTCTAAAAAATCTTAATGAAACCGTTACACTTTCAGGATGGGTACAGACCATCCGTGATAAAGGATTTATGATTTGGATCGATCTCCGGGACCGTTACGGGATTACGCAGCTGGTTTTTGACCAGGAGCGCTCTTCAGCACAACTGATGGAAGAAGCCAAAAAGCTGGGCCGTGAATTCGTGATCCAGGTGAAAGGGAAAACCATTGAAAGAGTGAGCAAAAACCCGAATATTCCAACCGGAGAAATTGAAATTTTAGTTGAAGAATTAACCATCCTTAATGAATCCCAGCTCCCCCCGTTTACCATTGAAGATGAAACAGACGGCGGAGAAGAACTGAGAATGAAATACCGCTACCTTGATATCAGAAGAAATCCGGTCAAGGATAAGCTTATTTTCCGCCACAAAATGGCCCAGAAGGTAAGAAATTACCTTTCCGATAACGGCTTCATCGAAGTGGAAACTCCGGTGCTCATCAAATCTACTCCGGAGGGTGCAAGAGACTTTGTGGTACCGAGCAGGATGAATCCGGGGCAGTTTTATGCCCTTCCGCAATCTCCGCAGACATTCAAGCAGTTGCTGATGGTGGGCGGAATGGATAAATATTTCCAGATCGTGAAATGTTTCCGTGATGAGGATTTAAGAGCGGACAGGCAGCCGGAGTTTACCCAGATCGACTGTGAAATGGCATTCGTGGAACAGGAAGATGTGATGAATGTTTTTGAAGGCATGACCAAGAACCTGCTGAAAGATATTACCGGACAGGAATTCGGAGATTTCCCGAGAATGACTTTTGCCGATGCCATGCAGACTTACGGTAACGACAAACCGGACATCCGTTTCGGAATGAAATTCGTGGAGCTGAACGATCTGGTTAAAGGAAAAGATTTTAAAATATTTGACGATGCGGAACTGGTAGTCGGGATCAATGTAGAAGGCTGCGCAGACTATACCAGAAAGCAGATCGACGAGCTGGTTGACTGGGTAAAACGCCCGCAGATCGGAGCTTCCGGAATGGTCTGGGTAAAATTCCAGAATGACGGCGTGAAGACCTCATCAGTCAATAAGTTCTATAATGAAGACGATTTAACGGCAATCATCGAAAAATTCGGAGCAAAGGAAGGCGATTTGATGCTGATCCTTTCCGGAAACGAAAATAAAGCAAGAACCCAGCTTTCCGCCTTAAGGATGGAACTCGGAAACCGTCTCGGACTGAGAAAAGGAAATGAATTCGCTCCGCTGTGGGTAGTAGACTTCCCGTTACTTGAATTTGATGAGGAGAGCGGACGTTACCATGCGATGCACCACCCGTTCACATCCCCGAAACCGGAAGACATCCATTTGCTGGAAACTGATCCTGGAAAAGCAAGGGCTAATGCATATGATATGGTCCTGAACGGAAATGAAATCGGAGGAGGGTCCATCAGGATTTTCGATAAGGATTTACAGTCCAGAATGTTTGATTTGCTAGGCTTTTCCAAAGAAGAAGCGGAAGCCCAGTTCGGGTTCCTCATGAACGCCTTCAAATACGGTGCGCCGCCTCACGGAGGACTTGCTTTCGGGTTTGACCGTCTGGTAGCAATTTTGGACGGAAATGAAGTTATCAGGGATTATATTGCCTTCCCTAAAAACAATTCCGGAAGAGATGTTATGATTGATGCACCGGCAGCCATCGCTGAGGCACAGCTGGATGAGCTTGAACTGAAACTGGATTTAAAAGCATAA
- the ku gene encoding non-homologous end joining protein Ku, whose product MRAIWNGAIGFGLVNIPVKIYSATETTKLDLDMLDKSDYSNIRFKRVNESTGKEVKWENIVKGYRIDDKYIVLDEDDYEAASPEKSKILSIDQFVKEDEVDSIYFETPYYLEPQKNGENAYRLLLKALQQTEMVGIGTFVLRESETIGMIRPYNNDILLLNRLRFEQEIRDYSDLKIPAKKAAKGAELKMAVNLIEQLSQEFDPAMYKDTYSDELMKIIKQKAKGKSIKAKKIQPAEDGKVVDLMAQLKASLQNSKSKNAS is encoded by the coding sequence ATGAGAGCAATCTGGAACGGTGCCATTGGTTTTGGCCTAGTGAATATTCCTGTAAAGATCTACTCGGCAACGGAAACAACCAAGCTGGATCTTGATATGCTGGATAAGTCTGATTATTCCAATATCCGTTTCAAACGGGTGAACGAATCTACAGGAAAAGAAGTGAAATGGGAAAATATCGTGAAAGGATACCGCATCGATGATAAATACATCGTTCTGGACGAAGATGATTACGAAGCAGCCAGCCCGGAAAAATCCAAGATCCTTTCTATCGACCAGTTTGTAAAGGAAGATGAGGTAGACAGTATTTATTTTGAAACCCCCTATTACCTTGAACCCCAGAAAAATGGTGAAAATGCGTACAGACTTTTGCTGAAAGCACTTCAGCAGACGGAAATGGTAGGCATCGGCACCTTTGTCCTCCGTGAAAGTGAAACCATCGGCATGATCCGCCCTTATAACAATGATATTTTATTGTTGAACCGGTTACGGTTTGAGCAGGAGATCAGGGATTATTCTGACCTGAAAATCCCGGCTAAAAAAGCGGCTAAGGGTGCGGAGCTGAAAATGGCGGTTAACCTTATCGAACAGCTTTCTCAGGAGTTTGATCCGGCCATGTATAAAGACACCTATTCCGATGAGCTGATGAAGATCATCAAACAGAAAGCAAAAGGCAAAAGCATCAAGGCGAAGAAGATCCAGCCTGCCGAAGATGGAAAAGTCGTCGACCTGATGGCCCAGCTGAAAGCCAGTTTACAGAATTCCAAATCTAAAAATGCATCCTGA
- a CDS encoding ankyrin repeat domain-containing protein, producing the protein MKNLLFIAFFMLSKLFYAQELNNDQIQILKFDNTARFADLLDGQNINQCFNVNETSYNLLALAIKMKSVNIFQKLIDEKADLEKICDGKSPLMFAAKYGDLKMVKKLLESGAKKETKNNKGLTALDYAKKYNQPELIKLLE; encoded by the coding sequence ATGAAAAATTTATTATTTATTGCATTCTTCATGCTTTCAAAACTTTTTTACGCTCAGGAATTGAATAATGACCAGATACAGATTCTGAAATTCGATAACACAGCAAGGTTTGCAGATCTTCTTGATGGACAGAACATTAATCAATGTTTCAATGTCAATGAAACCTCCTATAATCTGTTGGCACTAGCCATTAAGATGAAAAGTGTGAACATTTTCCAAAAACTTATTGACGAAAAAGCAGACCTTGAAAAAATATGTGATGGAAAATCACCTCTGATGTTTGCTGCAAAATATGGGGACCTTAAAATGGTAAAAAAACTTTTGGAAAGCGGCGCTAAAAAAGAAACAAAAAACAACAAAGGTTTAACTGCCTTAGATTATGCAAAAAAATATAATCAACCGGAACTAATTAAGCTTTTAGAGTAA
- a CDS encoding DUF6705 family protein: MKNIFLFILFTVTISCTAQTYPLRTFTDIPENAYLKDTNNELPFYEGTWKGTWDNKTIFINFKKITNKYDDVLKKYRDYLIAKFKVLDTNGNILFDNTNLSDDKAKIWGGKFIKDDNRYALYYNDSDLCNTSGTITINFLDSTKTKLEWKYFYRNEIITSDCPYYNTGIPQPLPKEIILTKQ, encoded by the coding sequence ATGAAAAATATATTTTTATTTATACTATTTACTGTTACAATTTCCTGTACGGCACAAACCTATCCATTGAGAACATTTACAGATATCCCTGAAAATGCTTATTTAAAGGATACTAACAATGAACTGCCTTTCTATGAAGGAACCTGGAAAGGAACTTGGGATAATAAAACGATTTTTATTAATTTCAAAAAAATTACAAATAAATATGATGATGTTCTAAAAAAATATAGAGATTATCTGATTGCAAAATTCAAAGTTTTAGATACCAATGGAAACATACTATTTGATAATACAAATCTATCGGATGATAAAGCAAAAATATGGGGAGGTAAATTTATAAAAGATGATAATAGATATGCTTTATATTATAATGATTCAGATTTGTGCAATACTTCAGGCACTATAACTATTAATTTTTTAGATTCTACCAAAACAAAGCTGGAATGGAAATACTTTTATCGAAATGAGATCATAACATCGGATTGTCCTTATTACAATACAGGCATTCCGCAGCCGCTGCCTAAAGAAATTATTTTAACTAAACAATAA